A window of the Streptomyces griseochromogenes genome harbors these coding sequences:
- the tatA gene encoding Sec-independent protein translocase subunit TatA gives MFRNALEPWHLVLLVLVIVLVFGSKKLPDMARSLGKSARILKSEAKAMKDEGKQSTTSAQPADEQTPAQRTIQASPGDVTSSRPVNEPTDTTQR, from the coding sequence ATGTTCCGCAACGCACTTGAGCCGTGGCACCTGGTGCTCCTGGTTCTGGTGATCGTCCTCGTGTTCGGCTCCAAGAAGCTCCCGGACATGGCGCGCTCACTCGGCAAGTCCGCGCGCATCCTGAAGAGCGAGGCCAAGGCGATGAAGGACGAGGGCAAGCAGTCCACCACCTCCGCCCAGCCGGCCGACGAGCAGACCCCCGCCCAGCGCACGATCCAGGCCTCGCCCGGCGACGTGACCAGCTCCCGGCCGGTCAACGAGCCGACGGACACGACCCAGCGCTGA
- a CDS encoding helix-turn-helix transcriptional regulator: MAGKPVRPVNAIDQTRRMLSLVTYLRERPGARIADVARAFGITEDELVSDLDLLPMCGTSFRGGDLLDIDTDGERIWWHNPAALGEDAAEPLRLAADEATALLVAARAVSTLPGLREGDRQALLRATAKVEAAAGEAAGASSRLSVTFESEGGVFADVDRAIAERRRLWIRYYSPARDEVTEREIDPIRLVSVGHTYVEAWCRRSEARRTFRLDRVAEIRILDEPSAPPEIELRDLSEALVQPAAEDPEVVVEVGPGGRWVAEYYPHDSADELPDGGLRITLRTPDPASLRRLALRLGRDGRIVSPPELADSARRAASQALAAYDIPAGAAHGVPGGPDDGR; encoded by the coding sequence ATGGCAGGCAAACCGGTCAGGCCCGTGAACGCCATCGACCAGACCCGGCGGATGCTCTCCCTGGTGACCTACCTCAGGGAGCGCCCCGGCGCCCGGATCGCCGATGTGGCGCGCGCCTTCGGCATCACCGAGGACGAGCTGGTCTCCGACCTCGATCTGCTGCCCATGTGCGGCACCAGCTTCCGCGGCGGCGATCTGCTGGACATCGACACCGACGGCGAGCGCATCTGGTGGCACAACCCGGCCGCGCTCGGCGAGGATGCGGCCGAGCCGCTGCGGCTCGCGGCCGACGAGGCGACCGCCCTGCTGGTGGCCGCCCGCGCGGTCTCGACGCTGCCGGGCCTGAGGGAGGGCGACCGGCAGGCCCTGCTGCGGGCGACGGCCAAGGTGGAGGCGGCCGCCGGAGAGGCCGCGGGTGCCAGCTCCCGCCTGTCGGTGACGTTCGAGTCCGAGGGCGGTGTCTTCGCCGACGTCGACCGGGCGATCGCCGAGCGCCGCCGGCTGTGGATCCGCTACTACTCCCCGGCACGGGACGAGGTCACCGAGCGCGAGATCGACCCCATCCGTCTGGTCAGCGTCGGACACACCTATGTCGAGGCCTGGTGCCGCCGCTCGGAGGCGCGCCGCACCTTCCGGCTCGACCGGGTCGCCGAGATCAGGATCCTGGACGAGCCGTCCGCGCCGCCGGAGATCGAGCTGCGGGACCTGTCGGAGGCCTTGGTGCAGCCGGCCGCCGAGGATCCGGAGGTCGTGGTCGAGGTCGGCCCGGGCGGCCGCTGGGTGGCCGAGTACTACCCCCACGACAGTGCCGATGAGCTTCCCGACGGCGGGCTGCGTATCACTTTGCGCACCCCCGATCCGGCCTCCCTCAGGCGGCTGGCCCTGCGGCTCGGCCGCGACGGCCGGATCGTCTCGCCGCCCGAGCTGGCCGACAGCGCCCGCCGCGCGGCGAGCCAGGCCCTGGCGGCGTACGACATACCGGCGGGCGCGGCGCATGGGGTGCCCGGCGGTCCGGACGACGGCCGGTAG
- a CDS encoding helix-turn-helix transcriptional regulator yields the protein MAIAKAERLMNLALCLLGTRRPLSKRELRESIEAYLEAGSDDSFNRMFERDKDDLRELGLVIATVENLDGEVGYLARRDSNRLPPITLDAEEAAALGLAAKVWQQARLAGAASGALQKLRAAGLPEEVDPYEAHGALEPRIPVHEAAFEPLMLACRDRRPVVFDYRKASAAHPEPRHVEPWALECWRGHWYLAGWDRDRGAERVFRLSRITGRVRSRGTGFTAEVPDVVTVRETVASWAGEIADRSALIRLRAGAGYPLRAKATKVRELGDGWDELEIPYGHGLDAWLVEFGPDVVVLEPAELRADVVDRLSAVAKG from the coding sequence ATGGCCATTGCCAAGGCCGAGCGGCTGATGAACCTCGCGCTGTGTCTGCTCGGGACACGGCGGCCGCTCAGCAAGCGCGAGCTGCGCGAGTCCATCGAGGCCTACCTCGAAGCAGGGTCCGACGACTCCTTCAACCGGATGTTCGAGCGGGACAAGGACGACCTGCGCGAGCTGGGCCTCGTCATCGCGACGGTGGAGAACCTCGACGGCGAGGTCGGCTATCTCGCCCGCCGCGACAGCAACCGCCTGCCCCCCATCACCCTGGACGCCGAGGAGGCCGCCGCTCTGGGCCTGGCCGCCAAGGTCTGGCAGCAGGCCCGGCTGGCCGGCGCGGCCAGCGGCGCCCTGCAGAAGCTGCGCGCGGCCGGGCTGCCCGAAGAGGTCGACCCCTACGAGGCGCACGGTGCCCTGGAGCCGCGCATCCCCGTGCACGAGGCCGCCTTCGAACCGCTGATGCTGGCCTGCCGCGACCGTCGGCCCGTCGTCTTCGACTACCGCAAGGCGTCCGCGGCCCATCCCGAGCCGCGGCACGTCGAGCCGTGGGCGCTCGAGTGCTGGCGCGGCCACTGGTATCTGGCCGGCTGGGACCGCGACCGGGGCGCCGAGCGCGTCTTCCGGCTTTCCCGGATCACCGGAAGGGTCCGCTCGCGCGGTACGGGCTTCACCGCCGAGGTGCCCGACGTCGTCACCGTGCGTGAGACCGTCGCGAGCTGGGCGGGCGAGATCGCCGACCGCTCGGCGCTGATCCGGCTGCGTGCCGGTGCCGGTTACCCCCTTCGGGCGAAGGCCACCAAGGTCCGGGAACTCGGCGACGGGTGGGACGAGTTGGAAATTCCGTACGGGCACGGTCTGGACGCCTGGCTGGTGGAGTTCGGGCCGGACGTGGTGGTCCTGGAGCCGGCCGAGCTGCGGGCCGACGTGGTGGACCGGCTGAGTGCCGTGGCCAAGGGCTGA
- a CDS encoding FKBP-type peptidyl-prolyl cis-trans isomerase, which translates to MNIDKPEIDFPGGEPPADLEIKDIWEGDGEVAQAGQTVTVHYVGVAFSTGEEFDASWNRGTPFRFPLGGGRVIKGWDQGVQGMKVGGRRQLTIPAHLAYGNQSPTPAIQPGETLIFVVDLLGV; encoded by the coding sequence GTGAACATCGACAAGCCCGAGATCGACTTCCCGGGCGGCGAGCCCCCGGCGGACCTCGAGATCAAGGACATCTGGGAGGGCGACGGCGAGGTGGCGCAGGCGGGTCAGACCGTCACCGTCCACTACGTGGGTGTCGCTTTCAGCACCGGCGAGGAGTTCGATGCCAGCTGGAACCGGGGCACCCCGTTCCGCTTCCCGCTGGGCGGCGGCCGGGTCATCAAGGGCTGGGACCAGGGCGTACAGGGCATGAAGGTCGGCGGCCGTCGCCAGCTGACCATCCCCGCGCACCTCGCCTACGGCAACCAGAGCCCGACCCCGGCGATCCAGCCCGGCGAGACGCTGATCTTCGTGGTGGACCTGCTCGGAGTCTGA
- a CDS encoding FKBP-type peptidyl-prolyl cis-trans isomerase — MRRRSLLLAAVPAGLVTLAGCGDGKSDSSKSAAPKPAASASAPPPPKIVDGPLPAITAGTKFGEKPTVAKGSGDPSKNLAVKTVIAGGGRTVAELDFVQANYLGQVWSTGKVFDNSYDRHRPLVMQLARGSIIDGWRYALAGKKTGSRVQIAVPPTWGYGKSGNSQAGIKGTDTLVFVIDVIDSFNSKSSAKGKPVAQSDAALPKVGTNTDGSEPKITVPKSAPPKKLVSTYVLEGDGPELKADQAILCQFKSVVWDSGKAFQQTYGSGRLSQISLEQMQQVVKGLSQGLTGKKVGSRVLVVVPPDLGYGDNPPSGGPAKKDSTLVFSVDILASL, encoded by the coding sequence GTGCGCCGACGCTCGCTCCTCCTCGCCGCCGTTCCCGCAGGACTGGTCACGCTCGCCGGCTGCGGCGACGGCAAGTCCGACTCCAGCAAGTCCGCCGCGCCCAAGCCGGCGGCCTCGGCGTCGGCCCCTCCGCCGCCCAAGATCGTGGACGGTCCGCTGCCGGCGATCACGGCGGGTACGAAGTTCGGTGAGAAGCCGACGGTCGCCAAGGGGTCGGGGGATCCCTCGAAGAACCTCGCGGTCAAGACGGTCATCGCGGGCGGGGGCCGCACGGTCGCGGAGCTCGACTTCGTCCAGGCCAACTACCTGGGCCAGGTCTGGAGCACGGGGAAGGTCTTCGACAACTCCTACGACCGTCACCGTCCGCTGGTCATGCAGCTCGCCCGGGGCAGCATCATCGACGGGTGGCGGTACGCGCTCGCGGGCAAGAAGACCGGCAGCCGGGTGCAGATCGCGGTCCCGCCCACGTGGGGGTACGGAAAGTCGGGCAACTCCCAGGCGGGGATCAAGGGCACCGACACCCTCGTCTTCGTCATCGATGTGATCGATTCCTTCAACTCCAAGAGCTCCGCCAAGGGCAAGCCGGTCGCGCAGAGCGATGCCGCTCTGCCGAAGGTCGGCACCAACACCGACGGCAGTGAGCCCAAGATCACTGTTCCGAAGTCCGCCCCGCCGAAGAAGCTGGTGTCGACCTACGTCCTGGAGGGCGACGGGCCGGAGCTCAAGGCGGACCAGGCGATCCTGTGCCAGTTCAAGAGTGTGGTCTGGGACAGTGGCAAGGCGTTTCAGCAGACGTATGGCTCCGGGCGGCTCAGCCAGATCTCGCTGGAGCAGATGCAGCAGGTCGTCAAGGGTCTGTCGCAGGGGCTGACCGGCAAGAAGGTGGGCAGCAGGGTCCTCGTCGTCGTACCGCCGGACCTGGGCTACGGCGACAACCCGCCGAGCGGCGGACCCGCCAAGAAGGACTCCACGCTGGTGTTCTCGGTGGACATCCTGGCCTCGTTGTAG
- the pafA gene encoding Pup--protein ligase, which produces MDRRIFGLENEYGVTCTFRGQRRLSPDEVARYLFRRVVSWGRSSNVFLRNGARLYLDVGSHPEYATPECDNVTELVTHDKAGERILEGLLVDAERRLHEEGIAGDVYLFKNNTDSAGNSYGCHENYLVARHGEFSRLADILIPFLVTRQLLCGAGKVLQTPRGAVYCVSQRAEHIWEGVSSATTRSRPIINTRDEPHADAERYRRLHVIVGDSNMSETTMLLKVGATDLVLRMIEAGTVMRDLTLENPIRAIREVSHDITGRRKVRLASGREASALEVQREYFDKAVDFCDRRGIRTGTVEQVLELWGRTLEAIESEELDRIGTEIDWVMKYKLIERYRAKHNMTMSHPRVAQIDLAYHDIHRRRGLYYLLERKGQAARICNDLKIFEGKSVPPQTTRARLRGDFIRRAQEQRRDFTVDWVHLKLNDQAQRTVLCKDPFRSVDDRVEKLIAGM; this is translated from the coding sequence ATGGACCGCCGCATTTTCGGGCTGGAGAACGAGTACGGCGTCACGTGCACGTTCAGGGGACAGCGCCGCCTGTCGCCTGACGAGGTGGCGCGGTACCTCTTCCGCCGTGTCGTGTCATGGGGCCGCAGCAGCAATGTCTTTCTGCGAAACGGCGCCCGGCTCTATCTCGACGTGGGGTCACATCCGGAATACGCCACACCCGAATGTGACAATGTGACCGAACTGGTCACCCACGACAAGGCCGGCGAGCGCATTCTCGAGGGACTCCTGGTGGACGCGGAACGACGCCTGCACGAGGAGGGAATCGCGGGCGACGTCTACCTGTTCAAGAACAACACCGACTCGGCGGGCAACTCCTACGGTTGCCACGAGAACTATCTGGTGGCCCGGCACGGGGAGTTCTCCCGGCTCGCGGACATCCTCATCCCGTTCCTGGTGACCAGACAGCTGCTGTGCGGCGCGGGCAAGGTCCTGCAGACCCCGCGCGGCGCCGTCTACTGCGTGAGTCAGCGCGCGGAGCACATCTGGGAGGGCGTGTCCTCGGCGACGACGCGTTCCCGGCCGATCATCAACACCCGCGACGAGCCGCACGCGGACGCGGAGCGGTATCGCCGGCTGCATGTCATCGTGGGTGACTCGAACATGTCCGAGACGACCATGCTGCTCAAGGTCGGGGCCACCGATCTGGTGCTGCGCATGATCGAGGCGGGCACGGTGATGCGTGATCTCACCCTGGAGAACCCGATCCGGGCGATTCGTGAGGTCAGCCATGACATCACCGGCCGGCGCAAGGTGCGTCTGGCCAGTGGCCGGGAGGCCTCGGCGCTGGAGGTGCAGCGCGAGTACTTCGACAAGGCGGTCGATTTCTGTGACCGCCGCGGTATCCGTACCGGCACGGTCGAGCAGGTCCTGGAGCTGTGGGGCCGTACGCTGGAGGCGATCGAGTCGGAGGAGCTCGACCGCATCGGCACCGAGATCGACTGGGTGATGAAGTACAAGCTCATCGAGCGGTACCGGGCCAAGCACAACATGACGATGTCCCATCCGCGGGTCGCCCAGATAGACCTCGCCTACCACGACATCCACCGCCGTCGTGGGCTGTACTACCTGCTGGAGCGAAAGGGGCAAGCGGCCCGGATCTGCAACGACTTGAAGATCTTCGAAGGCAAGTCGGTTCCTCCGCAGACCACTCGGGCGCGGCTGCGCGGTGACTTCATCCGCCGGGCGCAGGAACAGCGCCGGGACTTCACGGTCGACTGGGTGCACCTCAAGCTCAATGACCAGGCGCAGCGCACGGTGTTGTGCAAGGACCCGTTCCGTTCGGTGGACGATCGCGTGGAGAAGCTCATCGCCGGAATGTGA
- a CDS encoding MFS transporter — translation MAAGYLEILRAKHAARLLTGTLVGRLPNATAAIALVLFVRAEGGSFSLAGALAAVYGVANAVGQPVLGRLVDLYGQPRVQLPAAVASALAMTAFAFSGTDPLPFAYASVAAAGLFTPPLEGGLRALWPSVLRREEQVHTAYAMDAVAQEVMFTVGPLLVTLCVSLWSERAALLVLNVVGVLGALSVVVSPPSRAWRSEPREAHWLGALRSPGLLALLGAFLFVGIALGSITVAAVSYADAHGGDAVYGWLMAALGLGALAGGTVYGARRWSGTPERRLRVLVALLAVCYLPLTLMPGVVAMVLLTAVSGVFLAPCIACAFIIVDRHAPSGTVTEAFSWLVTTFTVGASVGTGLAGPVVQGGGALWGFALPGAAGAVSLLVLLVTGRVLAAPARGGVVAASSENDPNRAVEPRFSSGDRA, via the coding sequence ATGGCCGCGGGGTACCTGGAGATCCTCAGGGCGAAGCACGCGGCCCGGCTGCTGACGGGCACTTTGGTGGGCCGGCTGCCCAACGCGACCGCCGCGATCGCCCTGGTGCTGTTCGTGCGCGCCGAGGGCGGCTCCTTCAGCCTGGCGGGCGCCCTCGCGGCGGTGTACGGCGTCGCCAACGCCGTGGGCCAGCCCGTGCTCGGCCGGCTGGTGGATCTGTACGGGCAGCCGCGTGTGCAGCTGCCCGCGGCGGTCGCCTCCGCCCTCGCCATGACGGCCTTCGCCTTCTCGGGCACCGACCCGCTGCCGTTCGCGTACGCGTCGGTCGCGGCGGCCGGCCTGTTCACCCCGCCTCTGGAGGGCGGCCTGCGTGCGCTGTGGCCCTCCGTGCTGCGCCGGGAGGAGCAGGTCCACACGGCGTACGCCATGGACGCGGTCGCGCAGGAGGTCATGTTCACCGTGGGGCCGCTGCTGGTGACCTTGTGCGTGTCGCTGTGGTCGGAGCGGGCGGCCCTGCTGGTGCTGAACGTGGTGGGTGTCCTCGGCGCGCTCTCCGTCGTCGTCTCGCCGCCCTCGCGCGCGTGGCGCTCGGAACCGCGCGAGGCGCACTGGCTGGGTGCTCTGCGCTCGCCGGGCCTGCTGGCGCTGCTCGGTGCCTTCCTGTTCGTCGGGATCGCGCTCGGTTCCATCACGGTGGCCGCGGTGTCGTACGCCGACGCTCATGGTGGTGACGCGGTCTACGGCTGGCTGATGGCCGCGCTCGGTCTGGGCGCACTGGCGGGTGGCACGGTGTACGGCGCGCGGCGGTGGAGCGGTACGCCGGAGCGGCGACTGCGGGTGCTGGTGGCACTTCTGGCGGTGTGTTATCTGCCGTTGACGCTGATGCCGGGCGTGGTGGCGATGGTGCTGCTGACCGCGGTGTCGGGGGTGTTCCTGGCGCCTTGTATCGCCTGTGCGTTCATCATCGTCGACCGGCACGCGCCGAGCGGAACCGTCACCGAGGCGTTCTCCTGGCTTGTGACGACGTTCACCGTGGGTGCGTCGGTCGGAACGGGGCTGGCGGGACCGGTCGTCCAGGGTGGTGGTGCGCTGTGGGGTTTCGCGCTTCCGGGTGCGGCGGGGGCCGTGTCCCTGCTGGTGCTGCTCGTCACCGGACGGGTCCTCGCAGCTCCCGCGCGGGGCGGGGTGGTTGCGGCTTCATCGGAAAATGATCCAAATCGTGCTGTCGAACCCCGTTTCAGCTCGGGGGATCGGGCGTAA
- a CDS encoding LacI family DNA-binding transcriptional regulator: MAPSSTRPTSRDVAQAAGVSQAAVSLVLGDKWRGRVSEPTAERVREAARALGYRPNLAARNLRLGRTRTVLLVVPALTTEFFAGVYTGAARVAAQNGFGVVLYPSPEGIGPARDPFASAQAALDGVIASSMAADALTAIRGDQLPLVMLDSDPAGSLGAATVNLDIADGVRQVAEHLLDLGHRRILHLAADVPSWTFEIRARELAARLAAAPGTNIRTAPAPISIAGALAATEAALTAPGPRPTAIVCDDDKLAAGAYKALRRLGLRVPDDVSVTGLDDLALATAIDPELTTVRLDAELFGERGMKALLAVLEGREPDGGDIPVELVVRGSTAPPHTP, translated from the coding sequence GTGGCACCCAGCAGCACGCGCCCGACCAGCCGTGACGTCGCCCAGGCGGCAGGAGTCTCCCAGGCGGCCGTCTCACTCGTGCTGGGCGACAAGTGGCGCGGCCGCGTCTCGGAACCCACCGCCGAACGAGTCCGCGAAGCGGCACGCGCACTCGGCTACCGGCCCAACCTCGCCGCCCGCAACCTGCGCCTCGGCCGCACCCGCACCGTGCTGCTCGTGGTACCGGCCCTGACCACCGAATTCTTCGCCGGCGTCTACACCGGCGCGGCACGGGTCGCGGCCCAGAACGGCTTCGGAGTCGTCCTGTACCCCTCCCCCGAAGGCATCGGCCCCGCCCGCGACCCCTTCGCCTCCGCACAAGCCGCCCTCGACGGCGTCATCGCCTCCTCCATGGCCGCCGACGCACTCACCGCCATCCGCGGCGACCAACTCCCCCTGGTCATGCTCGACAGCGACCCGGCAGGCAGCCTCGGCGCGGCAACGGTCAACCTCGACATCGCCGACGGTGTCCGCCAAGTCGCCGAACATCTGCTCGACCTCGGCCACCGCCGCATCCTCCACCTCGCCGCCGACGTCCCCTCCTGGACCTTCGAGATCCGCGCGCGCGAACTCGCGGCACGCCTGGCCGCCGCCCCCGGCACGAACATCCGTACCGCCCCCGCGCCGATCTCCATCGCGGGAGCCCTGGCCGCCACAGAGGCCGCGCTCACCGCACCCGGCCCCCGGCCGACAGCCATCGTCTGCGACGACGACAAACTGGCCGCCGGCGCCTACAAGGCCCTGCGCCGCCTCGGCCTCAGGGTTCCCGACGACGTCTCCGTCACCGGCCTGGACGACCTGGCCCTGGCCACCGCCATCGACCCCGAGCTGACGACGGTACGGCTGGACGCCGAGCTCTTCGGAGAACGCGGCATGAAAGCCCTGCTGGCCGTCCTGGAGGGCCGGGAGCCCGACGGCGGCGACATCCCCGTCGAACTCGTCGTACGAGGCTCCACAGCGCCGCCTCACACGCCCTGA
- the prcA gene encoding proteasome subunit alpha, which produces MSTPFYVSPQQAMADRAEYARKGIARGRSLVVLQYADGIVFVGENPSRALHKFSEIYDRIGFAAAGKYNEYENLRIGGVRYADLRGYTYDRDDVTARGLANVYAQTLGTIFSSAAEKPYEVELVVAEVGETPEGDQIYRLPHDGSIVDEHGSVAVGGNAELISNYLDQRHQDGMTLAEALKLAVQALSRESNGSQREIPAERLEVAVLDRTRPQKRKFKRIVGRQLSRLLEEGGAATEAESSEEE; this is translated from the coding sequence GTGTCGACGCCGTTCTATGTCTCACCTCAGCAGGCCATGGCCGACCGGGCGGAGTACGCCCGCAAGGGCATCGCCCGTGGCCGCAGCCTGGTCGTGTTGCAGTATGCCGATGGCATCGTGTTCGTGGGCGAGAATCCGTCCCGTGCGCTGCACAAGTTCAGCGAGATCTATGACCGGATCGGCTTCGCGGCCGCCGGTAAGTACAACGAGTACGAGAATCTGCGGATCGGTGGCGTTCGCTACGCCGACCTGCGGGGTTACACCTACGACCGGGACGATGTGACCGCCCGCGGTCTGGCCAACGTGTACGCCCAGACTCTGGGCACGATCTTCTCCAGCGCGGCCGAGAAGCCGTACGAGGTGGAGCTGGTCGTGGCCGAGGTCGGGGAGACCCCGGAGGGTGACCAGATCTACCGGCTGCCGCATGACGGCTCGATCGTGGACGAGCACGGTTCGGTCGCCGTCGGTGGCAATGCGGAGCTGATCAGCAACTACCTCGACCAGCGTCATCAGGACGGCATGACGTTGGCCGAGGCGTTGAAGCTGGCCGTGCAGGCCCTGTCCCGTGAGTCGAACGGCAGCCAGCGGGAGATTCCGGCGGAGCGCCTTGAGGTCGCGGTTCTGGACCGTACGCGTCCGCAGAAGCGCAAGTTCAAGCGCATCGTCGGCCGTCAGCTCTCGCGTCTGCTGGAGGAGGGCGGCGCGGCGACCGAGGCGGAGAGCTCCGAGGAGGAGTAG
- the prcB gene encoding proteasome subunit beta has product MEANTRGTGRLPAAFLTPGSSSFMDFLSEHQPELLPGKRQLPPTQGVIEAPHGTTIVAVTFPGGVVLAGDRRATMGNVIAQRDIEKVFPADEYSAVGIAGTAGLAVEMVKLFQLELEHFEKVEGAQLSLEGKANRLSTMIRSNLGMAMQGLAVVPLFAGYDLDRERGRIFSYDVTGGRSEEQHFAATGSGSIFARGAMKKLFRDDLSQEQATTLVVQALYDAADDDSATGGPDVARRIYPIITVITEDGFRRLTEDETSELSRAVLQRRLEEPDGPKAALL; this is encoded by the coding sequence GTGGAAGCCAATACTCGTGGCACCGGGCGTCTACCAGCTGCCTTCCTGACGCCTGGGTCCTCTTCGTTCATGGACTTCCTGTCGGAGCACCAGCCCGAGCTGCTGCCCGGCAAGCGGCAGCTGCCGCCCACCCAGGGGGTGATCGAGGCGCCGCACGGCACGACCATCGTGGCGGTGACCTTCCCCGGTGGCGTGGTGCTGGCCGGTGACCGCCGGGCGACCATGGGCAATGTCATCGCTCAGCGGGACATCGAGAAGGTCTTCCCGGCGGACGAGTACTCGGCGGTGGGTATCGCCGGTACCGCCGGTCTGGCCGTCGAGATGGTCAAGCTCTTCCAGCTGGAGCTGGAGCACTTCGAGAAGGTCGAGGGCGCCCAGCTGTCGCTGGAGGGCAAGGCGAACCGACTGTCGACGATGATCCGTTCCAACCTCGGCATGGCCATGCAGGGCCTGGCCGTGGTGCCGCTGTTCGCCGGGTACGACCTGGACCGGGAGAGGGGGCGCATCTTCTCCTACGACGTCACGGGCGGCCGTTCCGAGGAGCAGCATTTCGCGGCGACGGGTTCCGGTTCGATCTTCGCGCGTGGGGCGATGAAGAAGCTGTTCCGTGACGATCTGAGCCAGGAGCAGGCCACGACCCTGGTGGTCCAGGCCCTGTACGACGCGGCAGACGACGACTCGGCGACCGGTGGTCCCGATGTCGCCCGCCGGATCTACCCGATCATCACGGTGATCACCGAGGACGGTTTCCGCCGGCTCACCGAGGACGAGACCTCCGAGCTGTCCCGTGCGGTGCTGCAGCGGCGTCTGGAGGAGCCCGACGGCCCCAAGGCCGCCCTGCTCTGA
- a CDS encoding endonuclease VII domain-containing protein, with amino-acid sequence MNDGGSKKCSTCQKVLSVGAFAGNRSRPDGLQVNCRECAAEYYRRRQEARGKTVREKVDVPNGYKLCRSCGEIKSHSEWHRNATASDGLSTRCKACRAVRGRADHLKRNYGLTESERDAMIAAQRGLCVICLDAPAVHVDHCHKTGRVRGVLCFNCNSAIGKLGDNPDAVRRAAAYLEGNSWKPILVAPGVYQLPS; translated from the coding sequence ATGAACGACGGGGGATCGAAGAAGTGCTCGACATGCCAGAAGGTACTTTCGGTCGGCGCATTCGCGGGCAACAGGTCTCGGCCTGACGGCCTGCAGGTCAATTGTCGCGAGTGCGCTGCCGAGTACTACCGGCGACGACAGGAAGCACGGGGCAAGACGGTGCGCGAGAAGGTGGACGTGCCCAACGGGTACAAGCTCTGCCGGTCGTGCGGCGAGATCAAGTCCCACAGCGAATGGCACCGTAACGCGACCGCTTCCGATGGGCTGTCGACGCGATGCAAGGCTTGCCGTGCCGTCCGTGGGCGGGCGGACCACCTCAAGCGCAACTACGGCCTCACCGAGTCCGAACGCGACGCGATGATCGCCGCTCAGCGCGGGCTCTGCGTGATCTGCCTGGATGCCCCCGCCGTGCATGTGGATCACTGCCACAAGACGGGTAGGGTCCGTGGCGTACTGTGCTTCAACTGCAATTCGGCCATCGGCAAGTTGGGTGACAACCCCGACGCCGTACGCCGGGCAGCCGCCTATCTGGAAGGAAACTCGTGGAAGCCAATACTCGTGGCACCGGGCGTCTACCAGCTGCCTTCCTGA
- a CDS encoding ubiquitin-like protein Pup, producing MATKDTGGGQQKATRSTEEVEEQAQDAQASEDLKERHEKLSDDVDSVLDEIDDVLEENAEDFVRSFVQKGGQ from the coding sequence ATGGCAACCAAGGACACCGGCGGCGGCCAGCAGAAGGCCACACGCTCCACCGAGGAGGTCGAGGAGCAGGCGCAGGACGCGCAGGCTTCCGAGGACCTCAAGGAGCGTCACGAGAAGCTGAGCGACGACGTGGACTCCGTCCTGGACGAGATCGACGATGTCTTGGAGGAGAACGCGGAGGACTTCGTACGCTCGTTCGTTCAAAAGGGTGGACAGTAG